One genomic segment of Euzebya pacifica includes these proteins:
- a CDS encoding response regulator transcription factor yields the protein MSHHILVVDDEPSVRGVVEAVLFADGFDVTTVRDGEEALDAMEERLPDAVVLDLMMPAMTGWEVLDEIRRDPRHQHSRVPVLVLTAKATDWDRDRTTAADHFMSKPFEPDELVQTLTRLIAAKAS from the coding sequence GTGAGCCACCACATCCTCGTCGTCGACGACGAACCGTCGGTGCGGGGCGTCGTGGAGGCCGTGCTGTTCGCCGACGGGTTCGACGTCACCACCGTCAGGGACGGCGAGGAGGCGCTGGATGCCATGGAGGAGCGGCTTCCCGACGCCGTTGTCCTTGACCTGATGATGCCGGCGATGACCGGATGGGAGGTCCTCGACGAGATCCGCCGCGACCCGCGCCACCAGCACAGCCGGGTGCCGGTCCTGGTGCTCACCGCCAAGGCCACCGACTGGGACCGTGACCGGACCACCGCCGCCGACCACTTCATGTCCAAGCCGTTCGAGCCCGACGAACTGGTCCAGACCCTCACGCGGCTGATCGCCGCGAAGGCCTCCTAG